CGGAAGCCATGCGCAAGAACAATGTCGTCGGCGCGCCGGATGAGGTGATCGCACGCCTGAAACACTATGAGGCGCTCGGCTATGACGAATATTCCTTCTGGATCGATACGGGCATGAGCTTTGCCCGCAAGAAGGCATCGCTCGAACGATTCATCAATGAGGTCATGCCAGCTTTTGCGAAGGCCAGTTAATGCGCAAATTTCAGCACTATATCGATGGTGTGTTCGAAGATGGCGAAGCCAGATTTGAGAGCATCGACCCAGCAACGGGCATAGCCTGGGCTGAAATGCCAGAGGCAAAGTCACGTGATGTTGACCGCGCCGTAAGCGCCGCCGAGCGCGCACTGACAAGCGGGGCATGGGCGGCCATGACCGCTACTGCGCGCGGAAAACTTCTCTATCGCCTTGCGGATCTCGTGGCCGCACATGCATCTGCCCTTGCAGAATTGGAAACCCGCGATACCGGCAAGATCATTCGTGAAACATCGGCGCAAATCGCCTACGTTGCCGATTATTACCGGTACTATGCGGGCCTCGCCGACAAGATCGAAGGCGCATCGTTGCCAATCGACAAGCCGGACATGGAAGTCTGGCTCAAGCGAGAGCCGGTTGGTGTTGTTGCAGCCATCGTACCCTGGAACAGTCAGCTCTTTCTTGCCGCGGTCAAGATCGGTCCAGCACTAGCCGCTGGTTGCACGCTTATTGTCAAAGCCTCGGAAGACGGTCCGGCTCCGCTGCTTGAATTCGCACGCCTCGTCCACGAAGCGGGCTTTCCAGCTGGGGTCATCAACATCATCACCGGATTTGGTGCCGAATGTGGCGCGGCGCTTACGCGCCATCCCAAGGTCGCACATATTGCCTTTACCGGTGGACCCGGAACGGCCCGTCATATCGTACGCAATTCGGCGGAAAATCTGGCTAGTACGTCGCTGGAACTTGGCGGTAAATCGCCCTTCATTGTTTTCGCGGATGCCGATCTTGAAAGCGCTGCGAACGCCCAGATCGCCGGCATATTTGCAGCAACAGGTCAGAGTTGCGTCGCTGGCTCGCGT
The Phyllobacterium zundukense DNA segment above includes these coding regions:
- a CDS encoding aldehyde dehydrogenase codes for the protein MRKFQHYIDGVFEDGEARFESIDPATGIAWAEMPEAKSRDVDRAVSAAERALTSGAWAAMTATARGKLLYRLADLVAAHASALAELETRDTGKIIRETSAQIAYVADYYRYYAGLADKIEGASLPIDKPDMEVWLKREPVGVVAAIVPWNSQLFLAAVKIGPALAAGCTLIVKASEDGPAPLLEFARLVHEAGFPAGVINIITGFGAECGAALTRHPKVAHIAFTGGPGTARHIVRNSAENLASTSLELGGKSPFIVFADADLESAANAQIAGIFAATGQSCVAGSRLIVEASIKDKFIEILKAKAEAIQIGAPDRMETEVGPLCTFRQRTLIEQVVSESIAAGARLVTGGSAPDEAGYYFRPTIIDCDGIRSPSAETELFGPVLSVLSFTGEEEALALANDTPFGLAAGLFTQNLARAHRMTRQIRSGIVWINTYRAVSPIAPFGGYGQSGHGREGGMAAALDFTRTKTVWLRTSDDPIPDPFVMR